The following are encoded in a window of Fulvia fulva chromosome 7, complete sequence genomic DNA:
- a CDS encoding N-methyltransferase tcpN yields the protein MLANMSLPNGIATDIPPVEKEQERPDSAVDLNDDYVLTRDAAASARLNLSHYIWQSSYGYNLHPRIQDAVAGKENLRVADIGTGTGVWLLDMAQQLPPSTQLDGFDISFGQCPPREWLPRNVDLRLVDIFRPVPEELVGCYDIVHIRHFVCVVKANDPTPLLRNLLRMLKPGGWIQWDEWDVMNRHFTKIRPEASQANIDKLEAEFAAMRRHTPQPQWPPRLDEYFITSNMQQTCIEKRLSPISHLPFMHDLTLLVFQELIDGAELKGQIDADKTRYLRQLLGGATRESREGAAWNLTRCMAVGQKAVDERSEFFRL from the exons ATGCTGGCCAACATGTCCCTTCCAAACGGCATCGCTACCGACATCCCGCCGGTGGAGAAGGAGCAAGAGAGACCAGACTCCGCTGTCGACCTCAACGATGACTATGTCTTGACTCGAGATGCGGCAGCTTCTGCTCGACTGAACCTTTCGCACTACATCTGGCAGAGCTCGTATGGGTACAATCTGCATCCGCGAATCCAGGATGCAGTTGCTGGCAAGGAGAATCTGCGAGTCGCGGACATTGGCACAGGCACTGG AGTATGGCTACTAGACATGGCGCAACAGCTTCCTCCGTCTACGCAGCTAGACGGCTTCGACATCAGCTTCGGCCAATGCCCTCCCAGAGAGTGGCTGCCTCGAAACGTCGACCTACGTCTTGTTGACATCTTCCGCCCAGTCCCTGAAGAATTGGTTGGATGCTACGACATCGTCCACATCCGCCACTTCGTGTGCGTAGTCAAGGCCAACGACCCAACACCTCTCCTGCGAAATCTTCTGCGCATGCTCAAACCTGGAGGCTGGATTCAATGGGACGAGTGGGATGTAATGAACCGCCACTTCACCAAGATCCGCCCCGAAGCCTCGCAAGCCAACATCGACAAACTCGAGGCCGAGTTCGCGGCAATGCGCAGACACACACCGCAACCTCAATGGCCACCCAGACTGGACGAGTACTTCATCACATCCAATATGCAGCAGACGTGTATTGAGAAGCGTCTCAGTCCGATCAGCCACTTGCCCTTCATGCACGACCTCACACTCCTCGTCTTCCAGGAGTTGATTGACGGCGCCGAACTGAAGGGACAGATTGATGCAGACAAGACTCGATACTTGAGACAACTACTCGGCGGTGCAACTCGAGAGAGCAGAGAGGGAGCGGCGTGGAATTTGACGCGGTGTATGGCAGTCGGTCAAAAGGCAGTGGATGAGAGGTCCGAATTCTTTCGATTGTAA
- a CDS encoding Glutamyl-tRNA(Gln) amidotransferase subunit A, whose translation MLRQTFYSSFRIGRERCSKPPWYRNNSRSLATMTATTPQYRSIAELQKVYRAGSTTVKEVTQQYLAAIDGLNGDVNAVTAVNKHAVEQAERLDGVPQDQRGPLFGVPMVLKDQIETAGIPTAYGSLACEDYVPPKDATIVTKLKAAGVVIRGKSTMPDWAAGWLSTSSLSGTTKHPIDHTRDPGGSSSGSGTAVATDMALAAIGGDTGGSIRLPASFCGLVGVRVTPGRISRDGMSSLVKTQDTPGPMVKTASTRTNDFTSINAVTGRTHSRTQFVDAIEQPFLEGKRIGVLRQAFGTHKGINSVLSKTLTSLKNAGFELIDVEIPNLEDYITNTAPYILRSKTDINHFLASREGLAHLKIEDLHAAGTCHKSLDLVNMIVRGPTDPFMSPRYARLLAKVSEFQRIVDGLDAIVYPTCKQLAPKTERVLAMASHLNTDAPNTAKDDEYPDDPELPVGLEILGVPLSEERILKIAAGVEALQHKQK comes from the exons ATGTTGCGTCAGACGTTTTACAGCAGCTTCAGAATAGGCCGCGAACGCTGCAGCAAACCGCCTTGGTATCGTAACAATTCACGAAGTCTCGCCACGATGACTGCAACCACACCTCAATACCGCTCTATAGCTGAGCTCCAAAAAGTATATCGAGCTGGAAGCACCACCGTCAAAGAAGTGACGCAGCAGTATCTTGCAGCTATAGATGGCCTCAACGGTGATGTGAATGCCGTTACTGCAGTCAACAAACATGCCGTTGAACAGGCAGAGCGCCTGGAT GGCGTACCACAAGACCAGAGAGGTCCATTGTTTGGCGTACCAATGGTGCTCAAAGACCAGATTGAGACCGCTGGCATACCCACTGCATACGGCAGTCTCGCATGCGAAGACTATGTGCCACCCAAAGATGCCACTATAGTCACGAAGCTCAAAGCTGCCGGCGTCGTGATCCGTGGAAAGTCCACCATGCCTGACTGGGCTGCTGGCTGGTTATCGACCTCGTCGCTGAGCGGAACCACCAAGCATCCCATCGACCACACCAGAGATCCTGGAGGCTCTTCAAGTGGAAGCGGCACCGCGGTCGCCACTGACATGGCGTTGGCAGCTATTGGCGGTGATACTGGAGGCAGCATCAGATTGCCCGCCAGCTTCTGTGGCTTAGTGGGTGTGCGGGTCACTCCTGGGAGGATCAGTCGAGATGGCATGTCCTCGCTGGTCAAGACTCAAGACACACCAGGTCCCATGGTCAAGACC GCTTCGACGAGAACGAACGATTTCACCTCCATCAACGCCGTGACTGGCCGAACCCACTCACGCACGCAATTCGTCGATGCCATCGAGCAACCATTCCTAGAAGGTAAACGCATCGGAGTCCTCCGACAAGCCTTCGGAACTCACAAAGGCATCAATAGCGTCCTCTCCAAAACTCTCACCAGTCTAAAGAACGCTGGCTTCGAACTCATCGACGTCGAAATTCCAAACCTCGAAGACTACATCACCAACACCGCCCCCTACATCCTGCGCTCCAAAACCGATATCAACCACTTCCTCGCGTCCCGAGAAGGCCTCGCTCACCTCAAGATCGAAGATCTACACGCAGCGGGGACATGCCATAAGTCGCTCGACCTCGTCAACATGATCGTTAGAGGACCTACTGACCCGTTCATGAGTCCTCGTTACGCGAGACTTCTAGCAAAAGTCAGTGAGTTCCAAAGGATTGTGGATGGGCTTGATGCGATTGTGTATCCTACGTGTAAGCAGCTCGCGCCGAAGACGGAGAGGGTGCTTGCTATGGC CTCGCATCTCAATACGGACGCACCGAATACT GCGAAGGATGATGAATACCCTGATGATCCAGAGCTGCCGGTGGGACTGGAGATCCTGGGTGTGCCTTTGAGCGAGGAGAGGATATTGAAGATTGCGGCGGGAGTCGAAGCGTTGCAGCACAAGCAGAAGTAG
- a CDS encoding WSC domain-containing protein, translated as MTKPTAVLSCIFSILTAFQCNASILTRAALVPAANASLPTRWSYVGCYNDTQQVRTLQGGATTDKAMNGSTCAKYCNDKKFVYAGTEYSNECYCGNQLGAPSALQNDTKCSMSCAGNSSEACGGANFISIYYTNKPAPAGPVVNPGPANWTSYGCYTDGNPRSLANGVATPGGPSNMTVALCTATCGKAGYTLAGLEYAQECHCDNYLAASASQAVLADCNMPCNGNSSEFCGAGNRLNMYASGGTKPGFKPGASSSTRATSTAVSSSTAAATGASKSATSTVTSSSTTAATPSNGVDPAAIAPFKYAGCYTDTSSDGRSIANRQTDDPKMTVESCIKVCSSKGFTVAGVQYAQECYCDNFLRNSPTKAPDSDCSMNCVGSPGEKCGAGGRNSVYTNGTITNYQPPGPLTNLPGNWSYTGCIQDNVNNVRVFPYEMIFQKNNSNTYCLTLCQQYGYSAAATEYGEQCFCGDPQNVIDYGARTLANSSCNVRCTNDTAGSNGGEICGGQNALSYYQWKGEPLNSWNVATGNAAGAYQFLIGGVVIPLIVTPARNGKVTFVERFGTSQNASSTGAYELDLAQLNDFSKAWRTMHVKTDVFCAASLTIPDRAGRQIDVGGWSAPSTKGVRLYWPDGSPGVPGRWYPSAMILANGSILVVGGEEGSNGAPVPSLEILPSPSGQVLYADYLERTDPNNLYPFLTVLPSGRIFIQYYNEAKLLDPVSLQPVKTLPNAPGAVNNAASGRTYPFAGTMMILPQSPPYTDLEVLICGGSTAGAAVALDNCVSMKPDSPSANWTLERMPSKRVMPCMTALPDGTYLIVNGARQGGAGFGLATDPNLNAVLYDPTKPRGRRMTVMANTTIARLYHSESVLLDDGRVMITGSDPEDQKNPQEYRNEVFIPPYLMGNPARPAFNITNLDWSYGSSQTLSILSQGAGGAFRVSMMGAVSSTHGNSMGQRRFFLATSCSGSTCRVTAPPNANVCPPGWFQLFLLDGKGVPSKAIWGRVGGDPASLGNWPQNAGFTLPGMTAVSRLF; from the exons ATGACGAAGCCAACAGCAGTGTTGAGCTGCATTTTCAGTATATTGACTGCATTCCAATGCAACGCCTCTATCCTCACGCGAGCCGCCCTTGTACCCGCGGCCAATGCGTCTTTGCCAACACGATGGAGTTATGTTGGATGTTACAA TGACACTCAGCAAGTGCGAACACTCCAAGGAGGCGCAACCACTGATAAGGCTATGAACGGGTCTACATGCGCCAAATACTGCAACGATAAGAAATTTGTTTATGCTGGAACTGA ATATTCGAATGAATGCTACTGTGGCAATCAGCTGGGAGCACCTTCCGCTCTGCAGAATGACACAAAATGCAGCATGTCCTGCGCTGGAAATTCTAGCGAAGCTTGTGGTGGCGCTAACTTCATCTCTATCTACTACACCAACAAGCCAGCACCAGCTGGTCCAGTGGTCAATCCCGGACCTGCGAACTGGACATCGTACGGCTGCTATACGGATGGCAACCCTCGGTCGCTGGCAAATGGAGTCGCCACTCCAGGAGGACCCAGCAACATGACTGTAGCACTGTGTACCGCAACCTGTGGTAAAGCTGGTTATACTTTAGCTGGACTTGAATATGCCCAAGAATGCCACTGCGACAACTACCTAGCTGCTTCTGCAAGTCAGGCTGTGCTCGCAGATTGCAACATGCCATGTAATGGCAACAGTTCCGAATTCTGTGGCGCTGGCAACAGACTGAACATGTACGCTTCTGGAGGTACCAAACCAGGGTTTAAGCCCGGTGCTAGTAGCTCGACGAGAGCAACCAGTACTGCCGTGTCCTCTAGCACTGCTGCTGCTACCGGTGCGAGCAAGAGTGCCACTAGTACTGTCACTTCTTCGAGCACTACGGCCGCGACGCCCTCAAACGGCGTCGACCCAGCCGCAATTGCGCCTTTCAAATACGCTGGCTGTTACACGGATACCAGCTCAGATGGACGCTCCATTGCGAATAGACAGACTGATGATCCGAAGATGACTGTAGAGTCTTGCATCAAGGTGTGCTCTTCGAAGGGATTTACTGTTGCTGGAGTGCAATATGCACAAGAATGCTACTGCGACAACTTCTTGCGAAACTCTCCCACGAAAGCTCCCGACTCCGATTGCAGCATGAACTGCGTTGGGAGCCCTGGCGAGAAATGCGGTGCTGGTGGCAGGAACTCTGTCTACACCAATGGCACCATCACGAATTACCAACCTCCAGGCCCACTCACGAACCTCCCTGGAAACTGGTCGTACACCGGGTGCATTCAAGATAATGTCAACAATGTGCGAGTGTTCCCGTACGAGATGATCTTCCAGAAGAACAACTCCAATACCTACTGCTTGACACTCTGCCAGCAGTACGGGTACAGCGCCGCGGCTACGGA ATACGGCGAGCAATGCTTTTGCGGTGATCCTCAGAACGTGATCGACTACGGAGCCAGGACTCTAGCCAACTCCTCCTGCAACGTCCGCTGCACAAACGACACAGCCGGCAGCAACGGCGGTGAGATCTGTGGTGGTCAAAACGCCCTGTCCTACTATCAATGGAAGGGCGAACCTCTCAACAGCTGGAATGTCGCGACCGGTAACGCAGCAGGCGCCTACCAATTCCTCATCGGCGGCGTCGTAATCCCACTCATCGTGACCCCAGCACGAAATGGCAAAGTCACCTTCGTGGAGAGATTCGGCACTTCGCAGAATGCCAGCAGCACCGGAGCTTACGAACTTGACCTTGCTCAATTGAATGACTTTTCGAAAGCGTGGAGGACTATGCACGTCAAGACCGATGTCTTCTGCGCGGCATCACTGACCATTCCCGATCGCGCTGGCCGTCAAATCGATGTAGGAGGATGGTCCGCCCCCTCGACGAAGGGCGTCCGCCTCTACTGGCCTGATGGATCCCCTGGCGTACCGG GACGCTGGTACCCCTCTGCCATGATTCTCGCCAACGGCTCCATCCTTGTCGTAGGCGGTGAAGAGGGCTCCAACGGCGCTCCCGTGCCTTCCCTCGAAATTCTTCCCTCCCCCTCTGGCCAAGTCCTCTACGCCGATTACCTCGAGCGCACGGATCCCAACAACCTCTACCCGTTCCTGACAGTCTTGCCCTCCGGCAGGATCTTCATCCAATACTACAACGAAGCCAAACTCCTCGACCCCGTCTCTCTCCAGCCCGTGAAAACCCTCCCCAACGCCCCCGGCGCCGTCAACAACGCCGCCAGTGGACGAACCTACCCCTTCGCCGGAACTATGATGATTCTGCCTCAATCACCACCATACACAGACCTCGAGGTCCTCATTTGTGGCGGCTCCACCGCTGGCGCCGCGGTGGCGTTGGATAATTGCGTAAGCATGAAGCCCGACAGCCCCTCTGCGAACTGGACCCTCGAGCGCATGCCCTCGAAACGCGTAATGCCCTGTATGACCGCCCTCCCAGACGGGACATACCTCATCGTCAACGGCGCAAGACAGGGCGGCGCAGGCTTCGGCCTCGCGACGGATCCCAATCTCAACGCTGTGCTTTACGACCCAACCAAGCCGAGGGGGAGGAGGATGACAGTTATGGCAAATACAACAATCGCGCGTCTCTACCACTCCGAATCCGTCCTCCTCGACGACGGCCGTGTGATGATCACAGGTTCTGATCCCGAGGACCAGAAGAACCCGCAGGAATACCGCAACGAAGTCTTCATTCCACCATACCTCATGGGCAACCCGGCCCGACCAGCCTTCAACATAACAAACCTCGACTGGTCTTACGGCAGTTCCCAAACCCTCTCCATCCTATCGCAAGGCGCCGGCGGTGCTTTCCGAGTCAGTATGATGGGCGCCGTATCCTCAACACACGGAAACTCCATGGGCCAGAGGAGATTTTTCCTAGCAACGAGCTGTAGTGGAAGTACCTGTAGAGTGACTGCGCCACCCAACGCGAACGTGTGCCCGCCGGGGTGGTTCCAGCTTTTCTTGCTTGATGGGAAGGGAGTGCCCAGTAAGGCGATTTGGGGACGAGTGGGAGGCGACCCGGCGTCGTTGGGCAACTGGCCGCAGAATGCGGGATTCACATTGCCGGGTATGACGGCAGTTTCGAGGTTGTTCTAG
- a CDS encoding ribonucleoprotein-associated protein, which translates to MAESAAWPVADAALTQELLDLVQQATHYRQAKKGANEATKTLNRGIAEVIVLAADTTPLAILLHLPLLCEDKNVPYVYVPSKMALGRACGVSRPVIATSITTNEASDLMGQIRSIKDKVERLMI; encoded by the exons ATGGCCGAATCTGCTGCATG GCCCGTCGCCGACGCTGCCCTCACACAGGAGCTGCTTGATCTTGTCCAG CAAGCAACCCACTACCGCCAAGCCAAAAAAGGCGCCAACGAAGCCACCAAGACCTTGAACAGAGGTATCGCCGAAGTCATCGTCCTGGCCGCCGACACCACCCCACTCGCCATCCTCCTCCACCTCCCCCTCCTCTGCGAAGACAAGAACGTCCCATACGTCTACGTTCCCAGCAAGATGGCTCTCGGCCGTGCTTGTGGTGTGTCCCGACCGGTCATTGCAACTTCGATTACCACCAACGAGGCGTCGGATTTGATGGGCCAGATCAGGAGCATCAAGGATAAGGTGGAGAGATTGATGATCTAG
- a CDS encoding Short chain dehydrogenase citE translates to MSQSNQRAGRREFTATTHATSYSHISPLSSDLSGRRVLITGAAWEDGVGYATALAFARAGASFIALADLHEISPPLISQLTAPATEAGRSERLIITGIVDISKLESAAAFQETVSKAFGSHLDILINKAAHQEPYASILDSGPEIYWRSVSILMTVKEPEAVRERLPHKPEIAGDTICWLASERREWLGGGYVSCPWDMEELVGRREEIVEWDKLKVRMMF, encoded by the exons ATGTCTCAGTCCAATCAGCGCGCCGGCCGACGTGAATTCACAGCCACAACTCACGCCACCAGCTATTCACACATCTCACCCTTGTCTTCAGATCTTTCTGGTCGTCGTGTGCTCATCACTGGTGCAGCATGGGAAGACGGAGTAGGCTACGCCACAGCCCTAGCCTTCGCGCGCGCTGGAGCGTCCTTCATCGCCCTGGCAGACCTGCACGAGATCTCCCCGCCGCTCATCTCCCAGCTCACAGCCCCCGCCACTGAAGCAGGCCGCTCGGAACGCTTGATCATCACCGGCATCGTCGACATATCCAAGCTCGAAAGCGCAGCAGCCTTCCAAGAAACCGTCTCCAAGGCGTTTGGCAGCCATCTCGACATCCTCATCAACAAGGCCGCCCACCAAGAACCCTACGCCTCGATCCTCGACTCGGGCCCAGAAATCTACTGGCGTTCTGTGTCAATCCTG ATGACTGTGAAGGAGCCTGAGGCTGTGAGGGAGCGGTTGCCGCATAAGCCGGAGATTGCGGGAGATACGATTTGTTGGTTGGCGAGTGAGAGGAGGGAGTGGCTGGGGGGAGGGTATGTTAGTTGTCCGTGGGATATGGAGGAGTTGGTGGGAAGACGGGAGGAGATTGTGGAGTGGGATAAGTTGAAGGTTAGGATGATGTTTTAG
- a CDS encoding putative alpha/beta-glucosidase agdC, giving the protein MIGGCNDMWNPQIVNDRITTSGTNQTEVPYVPLPLIPEEGQGPDVPSGSMLGLPGRDLAYPAYNINSTVGNLSDQGLPTNVYHDGGYAEYDTHNLFGAMMSSTSRKATISRSPDKRPLVITRSSYMGSSREVGHWFGDNNVDWRSYLISIWQMASFSSFFQFPMVGSDTCGHNANVTIELCARWAMLGAWNPCFRNHKVVGAQPQEFYLWPEVADAARKAIRRRLMLLDYLYTAMYRQSVWGVPVVSPMFFNYPKDEETFGIETQFFFGDDIMVSPVTEEGKMSVEVYIPR; this is encoded by the exons ATGATTGGGGGCTGCAATGACATGTGGAACCCGCAAATCGTCAATGATCGAATCACCACTTCCGGCACGAATCAGACTGAAGTGCCGTACGTTCCCTTACCGCTGATACCAGAAGAGGGACAAGGTCCAGATGTCCCATCTGGCTCAATGTTGGGACTCCCGGGGCGTGATCTGGCATACCCTGCGTACAACATCAACAGCACTGTGGGCAATCTCAGCGATCAAGGTCTGCCAACGAACGTGTATCACGATGGTGGGTATGCAGAGTACGATACTCACAATCTCTTCGGCGCCATGATGAGCTCAACTAGCCGAAAGGCCACGATTTCGCGAAGTCCAGACAAGAGGCCGCTAGT AATCACCCGCTCCTCCTACATGGGCTCCTCCCGCGAAGTCGGGCACTGGTTCGGCGACAACAACGTCGACTGGCGCTCCTACCTCATCTCGATCTGGCAAATGGCATCCTTCTCCTCCTTCTTCCAGTTCCCCATGGTCGGCTCCGACACCTGCGGCCACAACGCGAACGTCACCATCGAGCTCTGCGCGCGTTGGGCCATGCTCGGAGCCTGGAACCCTTGCTTCCGCAACCACAAAGTCGTCGGCGCTCAGCCGCAGGAGTTTTACCTGTGGCCTGAGGTCGCTGATGCGGCGAGGAAGGCGATTAGGAGGAGGTTGATGCTTTTGGATTATTTGTATACGGCGATGTATAGGCAGAGTGTGTGGGGTGTTCCGGTTGTTAGTCCGATGTTCTTTAACTACCCGAAAGATGAGGAGACTTTCGGGATCGAGACGCAGTTCTTCTTTGGGGATGATATTATGGTATCCCCCGTCACGGAGGAGGGGAAGATGAGTGTGGAGGTCTACATCCCCCGATGA
- a CDS encoding putative alpha/beta-glucosidase agdC, with the protein MLFDTTGQKLQDPNIYGFGENSDSLRLPTTGYSHPFWNVGPSFLPEGNLYGTFKAYYDHRGANGTHAVYHLNSNGERVILDGDDQGQYLEYNTNGGVFDFYFVTGATPREASAQYGLLDIFEAAEIIANYSVAEIPLETMWTDIEHMYRKQTFSSDPDRWAIERVREYVDYLHLHQQKAVFIIEPAIPTQPRDSIPGRPGTYTAYEDLVQSNVFFKFPNGTAVPGVVWGGGSIYPDWFNPATQDYWNEEFAKFLSAESGIDIDGLWIDMNEAANFCNPTCRNATLDGIHQERPERVPAVRIPSPYEIPGWPENWQPTCVCYTRFNVAVEVNGDV; encoded by the exons ATGCTGTTCGATACCACAGGCCAAAAGCTG CAGGATCCGAATATCTATGGCTTCGGAGAGAACTCAGACTCCTTACGTCTGCCGACTACTGGCTATTCGCATCCGTTTTGGAACGTTGGGCCATCATTCTTGCCCGAGGGTAATCTCTATGGCACATTCAAAGCATACTACGATCATCGCGGTGCTAATGGTACGCACGCCGTCTACCATCTCAATAGTAATGGAGAGCGAGTCATTCTCGATGGCGATGACCAAGGCCAGTACCTGGAGTACAACACTAATGGCGGCGTcttcgacttctacttcgtCACCGGTGCAACACCACGCGAAGCATCTGCACA ATATGGTCTGCTCGACATATTCGAGGCCGCCGAGATTATCGCGAACTACAGCGTGGCAGAGATACCACTGGAGACGATGTGGACAGACATTGAGCACATGTATCGCAAGCAGACATTCTCTTCGGATCCTGATCGATGGGCGATAGAGAGGGTCAGAGAGTACGTCGACTACCTACATTTGCATCAGCAGAAGGCGGTGTTTATCATTGAGCCTGCAATACCGACGCAGCCGAGAGACTCAATCCCTGGGCGTCCGGGTACATATACCGCGTACGAGGATCTGGTGCAGAGCAATGTCTTCTTCAAATTCCCAAATGGTACAGCTGTGCCCGGTGTTGTCTGGGGCGGTGGGTCAATATACCCAGACTGGTTCAACCCAGCGACGCAAGACTACTGGAATGAAGAATTCGCAAAGTTCCTCAGTGCCGAGTCTGGCATCGATATCGATGGACTGTGGATCGACATGAACGAAGCCGCCAACTTCTGCAACCCGACCTGCCGCAACGCCACGCTTGACGGCATCCACCAGGAGCGTCCGGAGCGTGTGCCCGCTGTGCGCATCCCTAGCCCGTATGAGATCCCTGGCTGGCCGGAGAACTGGCAGCCGACTTGTGTTTGCTATACGCGATTTAACGTGGCGGTTGAGGTCAATGGCGATGTATAA